Genomic window (Flavobacteriales bacterium):
GTTGCGCTCCTTGTGCTTCACGGTGCCGCTGATCACGCGCGTACCGGCCCACTGACCGAGCGAACGCTTCAACTCCTTCCATTGCGGGCCATATCCTTGATCGGCGTGCACGTTGTAGAGCGAGCTGACCTGCACACCATCCGATCCGCGCACCACCACCACCTCGTCACCAACGTTCAGCCCCAGGGGGTCCGACTCGCGTATCTCCAGCTTGACCTGCTGTTCACCCACGGTGAGGTAATACCGCAACCTGCGGATGCCGTCCTCATCGAAGTACGACGTCCGATCGAGCTTGGTGATAGGCCCCCGGATGGTCATCGGTCACGGTCGCAAGATCGGTGTTCGAGCATGACCATCACGATCAAGCGAGGAACTCACCCCATGCCCTTCCGCACAGCGAGCGCCACGGAGATGGGACTGCGTTCAGAGGCACCGCGCCTTCGGGGGTGCTCCTGCGGTGGTTCTTCCAACGCGCAAGCGTGATGATCCACGCTCACTGCTTGAAGAACGTGATTGCTTCACTGGTCTCTATCAGGGCGATATACATTCCAGCAGGCAGCGACCGCACATCCATGGGCGTTCCGGTGGTTCCATAGCGCTGCGTGCGGCCACTTGCATCAATGATGCGGACGGCATCACCTGCGGCCCTGCCTCTGACCTCCACCTGCACGAGATCATCCGCCGGATCCGGCCACACCCAGATTGTTGGTGCCTGGTCATCTGGGGCCAGTCCGACCGTGCAGTTCGTCGGCTGCGTGAAATAGTGATCGGTCAGGAAGGTGCTGAGCGCCACCCGTAGCGAGTCGGCGAACAGCGCACGGTTCATCGGGCTGTCGCGCACTCCTGTGAAGTTGCATTCAACCTGTACCCCGTCGATCGCGCCGCCGTTGTAACTGCCGTGACGGGCTGTATTGTAGCCTCCGCTGAAATAGGGCTGCCCTTGCAGTGGGAAGGGATCCTGCTGGCTGGGAACGGAGGGATAGCCCAGGCTGGCCAACCGCGTGCCCAAGGCCAGTGGACCTCGCAACAGCTCCGCATGGGGGAGCGCCAACTGGTTCTGCAGCGCTAGTGCGCGGATGCTGCTGAAATCGATGTAGGTGGAGGTGTTCAATGTGGCGTCCGGGAGCGCCAGCTCATCTTCATACAGCAGATAGCCCAGCTCCAAGCGCTGCACGGTGTGGCCGTGGCCGTGCAGGTCCAGGTAGAAGCCCTTGCCTGCTGTGGCCGTAACGCGAGCCTTCGCACTATCGATGAAGGCGTGGAAGGCCTGCCACGCCAGCACAGCCTGTGGATCGCCACACGCACCATCTGCGAGGTTCCGGTTCGCATCCAGCTTGCGCCGCGCGAGGTGGTTGATCACCACATGTGGCCGGCACCCATCCGTGACCGCGAATACCGAATCGATGGCGTCGCCGAGCTCCACGGTATTGGCGTCCACATCGTATACCGGATCATTGCAGGTGCGGTCCGGTATGTCTGCCGGGGCCAACGCACCACCGTGCGGTACGGAGATCACCAATGGAAGGTCGCCGCAGCGGTACTCAATATGGCCGTTCGCGCTGAAGTAGGCCTGGCCCGGAACATAGGATTGCGCCTGCAGTGGAGCACCCAAGGGAAGGAGGACGAAGAACAAGAGGTTGCGCATGCACAGGTCGTGTTGGACAAGGTACGGGCGCATCAT
Coding sequences:
- a CDS encoding T9SS type A sorting domain-containing protein, which gives rise to MRNLLFFVLLPLGAPLQAQSYVPGQAYFSANGHIEYRCGDLPLVISVPHGGALAPADIPDRTCNDPVYDVDANTVELGDAIDSVFAVTDGCRPHVVINHLARRKLDANRNLADGACGDPQAVLAWQAFHAFIDSAKARVTATAGKGFYLDLHGHGHTVQRLELGYLLYEDELALPDATLNTSTYIDFSSIRALALQNQLALPHAELLRGPLALGTRLASLGYPSVPSQQDPFPLQGQPYFSGGYNTARHGSYNGGAIDGVQVECNFTGVRDSPMNRALFADSLRVALSTFLTDHYFTQPTNCTVGLAPDDQAPTIWVWPDPADDLVQVEVRGRAAGDAVRIIDASGRTQRYGTTGTPMDVRSLPAGMYIALIETSEAITFFKQ